The Lysobacter sp. HDW10 genome window below encodes:
- the gcvP gene encoding aminomethyl-transferring glycine dehydrogenase, whose product MPSTPSLQQLEDRDAFVARHIGPGDAEIASMLKTLGHASLDALTDAIVPAKIRSTAPLALPAAMTEVDALAKIRALADKNEVFKSFIGQGYYGTHMPNVILRNILENPAWYTAYTPYQAEISQGRMEALINFQTMCADLTGMEIANASLLDEGTAAAEAMTLAKRSAKSKSNVFLVAGDTHPQTIEVVQTRAEPLDITVQVVRSTDEFHVALEKGDYFGVLVQYPASSGWIEEWSQDADMIHSHGALFVVATDLLALTVLKSPGEMGADIVIGNSQRFGVPFGFGGPHAAYMACRDAYKRNLAGRLIGVSVDTEGNKAYRLTLQTREQHIRREKATSNICTAQVLLAVLASMYAVYHGPEGLTRIATRVARLTAILAAGLKTFGIDAVHATAFDTLCVNAADAQAVLARAKEARINLRVRNNGSLCVSLDETTTRDDIETLWRVFGATAENLPSIEALDANAPSLIPEALRRTSKFLTHPVFNTHHSEHELLRYMRSLADKDLAMDRTMIPLGSCTMKLNATAEMIPVTWPEFANIHPLAPADQTRGYEALIAGLEAMLVECTGYDAVSLQPNSGAQGEYAGLLAIRAYHASRGDTQRDICLIPESAHGTNPASAQLCGMRVVVVACDKNGNVDVDDLRVKAEKHKDQLAAIMITYPSTHGVFEESVVEICEIVHANGGQVYTDGANMNALVGVAKPGKWGSDVSHLNLHKTFCIPHGGGGPGVGPCAVRDHLAPFLPKAAAADPFKTEGVGQGALVSAATYGSASILPISWMYITLMGAAGLRKATQVALLNANYVAKRLAPHYKTLYTGRNGLVAHECILDLRPIKDETGISAEDVAKRLIDFGFHAPTLSFPVAGTLMVEPTESESQYELDRFIDAMIQIRDEIRMVERGELDSEDNPLKHAPHTAMQVATGDWNHAYSRELAVFPLQSLKQQKYWPPVARVDNVFGDKNVFCSCIPVDAFKEEDEPEAFSEPMAV is encoded by the coding sequence ATGCCCAGTACGCCCTCCTTGCAACAACTCGAAGATCGTGATGCTTTTGTCGCACGCCACATTGGCCCGGGCGACGCTGAAATTGCGTCCATGCTCAAGACATTGGGTCATGCCTCTTTGGATGCACTGACTGACGCGATCGTGCCTGCCAAGATTCGCAGCACCGCGCCATTGGCTTTGCCTGCTGCGATGACCGAAGTAGATGCGCTGGCCAAGATTCGGGCATTGGCTGACAAGAATGAAGTGTTCAAGAGTTTTATTGGCCAAGGCTATTACGGCACGCACATGCCGAATGTCATCTTGCGCAACATCTTGGAAAACCCCGCGTGGTACACGGCGTACACGCCCTATCAAGCTGAAATTTCGCAAGGCCGAATGGAAGCCTTGATCAATTTCCAAACCATGTGTGCCGATTTAACGGGCATGGAAATTGCCAATGCGTCCTTGCTGGATGAAGGGACCGCAGCCGCCGAAGCAATGACCTTGGCAAAGCGTTCCGCGAAGTCGAAGTCGAACGTTTTCTTGGTGGCCGGTGATACGCATCCGCAAACCATTGAAGTCGTGCAAACGCGCGCAGAGCCGCTCGATATCACCGTACAAGTAGTTCGTAGTACGGATGAATTCCACGTCGCGCTGGAAAAGGGTGACTACTTTGGCGTGTTGGTTCAGTATCCGGCGTCAAGTGGTTGGATTGAAGAATGGTCGCAAGACGCAGACATGATTCATTCGCACGGCGCGCTGTTCGTCGTTGCCACGGATTTGCTGGCACTCACCGTGCTGAAATCGCCGGGTGAAATGGGTGCGGATATCGTGATCGGCAACTCACAGCGTTTCGGCGTACCGTTCGGTTTCGGCGGCCCGCACGCAGCCTATATGGCCTGTCGTGACGCATACAAGCGCAATCTTGCCGGTCGCCTCATCGGTGTATCGGTCGATACGGAAGGCAACAAGGCCTACCGCCTGACACTGCAAACACGCGAGCAGCATATTCGTCGCGAGAAGGCGACCTCCAATATCTGTACTGCGCAGGTCCTGCTTGCAGTGCTGGCCTCCATGTACGCCGTCTATCACGGCCCCGAAGGTTTGACGCGCATTGCGACGCGCGTGGCGCGCCTCACAGCGATCCTGGCTGCCGGTTTGAAAACATTTGGTATCGATGCCGTCCATGCCACCGCTTTTGACACCTTGTGCGTGAATGCAGCCGATGCGCAAGCCGTGCTTGCGCGTGCGAAAGAGGCACGTATCAATTTGCGCGTGCGCAACAACGGTTCGCTCTGCGTATCGCTTGATGAAACGACGACGCGTGACGACATCGAAACGCTGTGGCGCGTGTTCGGTGCAACGGCAGAGAATTTGCCGTCGATCGAAGCGCTTGACGCTAACGCACCTTCCTTGATTCCGGAAGCACTGCGTCGGACCTCAAAATTCTTGACCCACCCTGTCTTCAATACGCACCACAGCGAGCATGAATTGCTTCGCTATATGCGTTCGTTGGCTGACAAAGATTTGGCGATGGACCGCACGATGATTCCGCTCGGCTCGTGCACAATGAAATTGAACGCCACTGCGGAAATGATTCCGGTCACGTGGCCTGAATTTGCAAACATCCATCCGTTGGCACCGGCAGATCAAACGCGCGGCTACGAAGCACTGATCGCAGGTCTCGAAGCCATGCTCGTTGAATGCACGGGCTACGATGCAGTGAGCTTGCAGCCGAACTCGGGCGCACAAGGTGAATATGCAGGTCTGTTGGCGATTCGGGCTTATCACGCTTCGCGTGGCGACACGCAGCGTGACATTTGCTTGATTCCCGAATCCGCACACGGCACGAACCCCGCTTCCGCGCAATTGTGCGGCATGCGTGTTGTCGTGGTGGCCTGCGACAAAAACGGCAACGTCGACGTCGACGACCTGCGCGTCAAGGCTGAAAAGCACAAAGACCAGTTGGCCGCGATCATGATCACCTATCCGTCCACGCATGGCGTGTTCGAAGAAAGTGTTGTTGAGATTTGCGAAATCGTGCATGCCAACGGCGGTCAGGTGTATACCGACGGCGCCAACATGAACGCCTTGGTCGGCGTCGCCAAGCCCGGTAAGTGGGGCTCGGACGTCTCGCATTTGAACTTGCATAAGACCTTCTGCATCCCCCACGGCGGCGGCGGTCCGGGTGTCGGCCCGTGTGCGGTGCGCGATCACTTGGCGCCCTTCTTGCCGAAGGCTGCAGCCGCGGATCCATTCAAGACTGAAGGCGTGGGTCAAGGCGCATTGGTCAGCGCAGCCACCTACGGTTCCGCCAGCATTCTGCCGATCAGCTGGATGTACATCACGCTCATGGGTGCTGCAGGCCTGCGTAAAGCCACACAAGTCGCTTTGCTCAATGCAAACTACGTCGCCAAGCGTTTGGCGCCGCACTACAAAACGCTGTACACCGGCAGAAACGGTTTGGTTGCACACGAATGCATCCTCGACCTTCGCCCGATCAAGGACGAAACCGGCATCAGTGCAGAAGATGTCGCCAAGCGCTTAATTGACTTCGGTTTCCACGCGCCGACACTCAGCTTCCCCGTCGCGGGCACGCTGATGGTCGAGCCGACCGAATCAGAATCGCAATACGAGCTCGATCGTTTCATCGACGCGATGATTCAAATCCGCGATGAAATTCGCATGGTCGAGCGCGGTGAGCTTGATAGCGAAGACAATCCGCTCAAACACGCACCGCATACAGCGATGCAAGTGGCGACCGGCGATTGGAATCACGCGTATAGCCGCGAGTTGGCTGTGTTTCCGTTGCAAAGCCTTAAGCAACAAAAATACTGGCCGCCGGTCGCACGCGTCGACAACGTATTCGGTGACAAGAACGTGTTCTGTTCGTGCATTCCGGTCGATGCCTTTAAGGAAGAAGACGAGCCGGAAGCATTTAGCGAGCCGATGGCTGTCTAA